The Brevibacillus brevis genome contains a region encoding:
- a CDS encoding TRAP transporter substrate-binding protein: MFRKKWSFVLAGIMSVSLFLAACGGGGGQQTAPPSGQAGGTEAPKSDGQSYVFKAGHSLTEDHPYHLALKKMAEDVDKRSSGKVKIEVYPLSQLGAERELTEALTFGTADMSITSTAPVMNFHPKLGVLDLPFLFESREQAYKVLDGQVGQDLLKDLENANLVGLAWAENGFRHITNGSKVIKKPEDVAGLKIRTQENPIHLAAFEALGAKPTPMAWTEALTALQQGVVDAQENPAIVAQTYKLYESKQTQMALTGHVYSAAMILFSKPVWDKLPADVQQLLAEEAKKAGQYERELMIKMEEEAISNIKAKGVVITEDVDKQAFRDAMKPVYDKFSGQFGKELVDQIVNTK, from the coding sequence ATGTTTCGGAAGAAGTGGAGCTTCGTGCTAGCTGGCATCATGTCTGTGTCTTTATTTCTGGCGGCGTGCGGAGGAGGAGGCGGTCAACAGACTGCCCCGCCTTCGGGACAAGCCGGGGGGACAGAAGCACCGAAAAGTGACGGCCAAAGCTATGTTTTCAAAGCAGGGCATTCGCTGACTGAGGATCATCCGTACCATTTGGCATTGAAAAAAATGGCCGAGGATGTCGACAAGCGCTCGAGTGGGAAAGTGAAAATCGAGGTGTATCCGCTGAGCCAGCTAGGAGCGGAGCGTGAATTGACAGAGGCACTGACCTTTGGAACGGCAGATATGTCGATTACCTCGACTGCACCCGTGATGAACTTCCATCCGAAGCTGGGCGTGCTGGATCTCCCGTTCTTGTTTGAGAGCCGTGAGCAAGCGTACAAGGTCCTCGACGGACAAGTCGGACAGGACCTCCTCAAGGATTTGGAAAACGCCAATCTGGTCGGGCTGGCATGGGCTGAAAACGGCTTCCGCCATATTACGAACGGTTCGAAGGTGATCAAGAAGCCGGAAGATGTGGCAGGGCTGAAGATACGCACACAGGAAAACCCGATTCATCTGGCTGCATTCGAAGCATTGGGAGCGAAGCCGACCCCAATGGCTTGGACAGAGGCGCTGACGGCGCTGCAACAAGGAGTCGTCGATGCCCAGGAAAATCCGGCGATTGTTGCACAGACCTACAAGCTATATGAATCCAAGCAAACGCAAATGGCTTTGACCGGGCATGTCTACTCAGCGGCGATGATCTTGTTCAGCAAGCCTGTATGGGATAAGCTCCCGGCAGATGTCCAGCAACTTCTTGCCGAGGAAGCCAAAAAAGCGGGTCAGTACGAGCGCGAGCTGATGATCAAGATGGAAGAAGAGGCCATCTCGAATATTAAAGCAAAAGGTGTAGTCATTACCGAGGACGTGGATAAGCAAGCTTTCCGCGATGCAATGAAGCCTGTCTATGACAAATTTTCCGGGCAGTTTGGCAAAGAGCTGGTGGATCAAATTGTAAATACAAAATAA
- a CDS encoding FAD-binding oxidoreductase, with amino-acid sequence MDYKQALVGLLGEERVSTNPTVLEHHSHDESYHTPHLPDVVVYPQTAEEVSQIMKLANEKHIAVTPFGMGTSLEGHAIPYAGGISMDFSLMNQVLEVRPKDFLVRVQPGVTRTQLNKELKKHGLFFSVDPGADATLGGMAATNASGTTSVRYGVMRDQVRDLEVVTADGRIIRTGSMTAKSSSGYHLTGLFVGSEGTLGVFTELTLRVYGIPEATTAARASFPSVQDAVDTVVDILGAGIQVARIELVDERSIQQVNLYKETSYPEAPTLFIEFHGSEQGLAYDIDFAQNIADGHGCTQFLFETDSKARTQLWDARHNLAYAFLHKSPGKKLMVTDVCLPISELAGAVVDARQAIDRAGLDGAIAGHVGDGNYHAILMIDLNDPEEVARAEEVNAHLVEYALSRGGTCTGEHGVGVGKIKYQRKEHGEALDIMQAMKQVLDPNGILNPGKIFGK; translated from the coding sequence GTGGATTACAAGCAAGCGTTAGTGGGATTGCTGGGGGAAGAACGAGTATCGACCAACCCCACTGTACTGGAGCACCACAGTCATGATGAATCGTACCATACCCCGCATCTTCCGGATGTAGTCGTGTATCCGCAGACGGCAGAGGAAGTCAGTCAAATCATGAAGCTGGCCAACGAAAAGCACATTGCGGTAACGCCGTTTGGCATGGGGACCAGTCTGGAAGGCCACGCGATTCCTTATGCGGGCGGAATTAGCATGGATTTTTCCTTGATGAACCAAGTGTTGGAGGTGCGACCGAAGGATTTCCTCGTGAGAGTCCAGCCCGGTGTGACGCGGACCCAGCTCAATAAAGAATTGAAAAAGCACGGATTGTTTTTCTCCGTCGATCCTGGCGCGGACGCGACTTTGGGTGGGATGGCGGCTACAAACGCCAGTGGAACAACCTCTGTTCGCTATGGCGTGATGCGTGATCAGGTTCGCGATCTGGAAGTGGTGACGGCGGACGGACGTATCATCCGTACAGGGAGCATGACAGCCAAATCTTCCTCAGGCTACCACCTTACTGGGCTGTTTGTCGGGTCGGAGGGAACGCTCGGTGTATTCACAGAGCTGACCTTGCGTGTCTACGGCATCCCTGAGGCGACAACGGCGGCGCGTGCCAGCTTCCCTTCCGTGCAGGATGCCGTCGATACCGTCGTGGATATTCTCGGAGCGGGAATCCAGGTAGCGCGAATCGAGCTGGTAGATGAACGTTCCATCCAACAAGTGAATCTGTACAAGGAAACGAGTTACCCGGAAGCACCGACGCTGTTTATCGAGTTCCACGGAAGTGAACAAGGGCTCGCGTATGACATCGACTTTGCCCAAAACATCGCCGATGGACATGGCTGCACGCAGTTTCTTTTTGAAACCGATTCGAAGGCGCGGACGCAGCTCTGGGACGCTCGTCATAACCTGGCGTATGCCTTCCTGCACAAATCGCCCGGGAAAAAGCTGATGGTGACAGATGTTTGCTTGCCGATTTCCGAGCTGGCAGGAGCAGTTGTGGACGCACGGCAAGCCATTGATCGGGCTGGGCTGGATGGAGCGATTGCAGGGCATGTCGGGGATGGGAACTATCACGCGATCCTGATGATCGACCTGAATGATCCCGAAGAAGTGGCTCGTGCCGAGGAAGTAAATGCCCACCTGGTGGAATACGCATTGAGTCGGGGAGGAACCTGCACGGGAGAACATGGTGTGGGTGTGGGGAAAATCAAGTACCAGCGCAAGGAACACGGAGAAGCACTGGACATCATGCAAGCGATGAAGCAAGTGCTGGACCCGAACGGCATTTTGAATCCGGGAAAAATTTTCGGGAAATAA
- a CDS encoding TRAP transporter large permease, translated as MGTILFLTLLVLLILNVPIGVALGLSVVVVFMLEGNIPLLVVIQKMFNGTDSFPLMAIPFFLLAGKLMETGGISARLIRFANTIVGNLPGGLAIVAVMGCTFFAAISGSSAATTAAVGGILIPHMVKKGYNVRFSAALHATGGTIGVMIPPSVPMVLYGVAASASISDLFIAGIGPGILVAISLILYSYWISKKNGWGGGEKHTPKEIWEAFKDAILAILMPIIILGGIYGAIFTPTEAAVVAVIYGLVVGLFVYREIKWRDLGEIFAGSASMTAVIMLIIATANAFGYLMTRENIPQEIAQFMLGITDSTIITLLIINILLLILGTFMETAVTIILLTPILLPITNSLGIDPVLFGVIMVVNSAIGMLTPPVGINLLVAGNIAKLQNTEIERAVIPFLVIMIVDLMLITYIPEISLFLVNLSK; from the coding sequence GTGGGTACGATCTTGTTTTTAACACTGTTGGTGCTCCTGATCCTGAACGTACCGATTGGGGTGGCACTGGGGTTATCTGTCGTTGTCGTGTTTATGCTGGAGGGAAACATCCCTCTTCTGGTTGTGATTCAAAAAATGTTCAACGGGACAGATTCCTTCCCGCTGATGGCGATCCCGTTCTTCCTATTGGCAGGAAAGCTGATGGAAACAGGCGGAATTTCGGCCAGGCTGATTCGCTTTGCGAATACGATTGTCGGGAACCTGCCGGGGGGATTGGCAATCGTGGCGGTCATGGGGTGTACCTTTTTTGCAGCGATATCGGGTTCTTCTGCCGCGACAACGGCAGCCGTAGGGGGAATTTTGATTCCGCACATGGTCAAAAAAGGGTATAATGTCCGGTTTTCTGCGGCCTTGCATGCAACAGGCGGTACGATTGGTGTCATGATTCCTCCGAGCGTGCCGATGGTTTTGTACGGGGTAGCAGCGAGTGCCTCGATTAGCGACTTGTTTATTGCCGGGATCGGGCCGGGTATTCTCGTAGCGATCTCGCTGATCTTGTACTCGTATTGGATCAGTAAGAAAAACGGATGGGGTGGCGGAGAGAAGCATACCCCCAAAGAAATATGGGAGGCTTTCAAGGACGCCATTTTGGCGATACTCATGCCGATCATTATTCTTGGCGGTATATACGGAGCCATCTTTACTCCGACAGAAGCAGCAGTGGTAGCCGTGATTTACGGTCTGGTTGTCGGGCTTTTCGTCTACCGGGAGATCAAGTGGAGGGACTTGGGGGAAATATTCGCTGGCTCTGCCAGTATGACAGCGGTCATCATGCTGATTATCGCGACCGCTAATGCATTTGGGTATCTGATGACGAGGGAAAACATCCCGCAGGAAATTGCGCAATTCATGCTGGGGATTACTGACAGCACGATCATTACGTTGCTCATTATTAACATCTTGCTGCTCATTTTGGGGACGTTCATGGAAACGGCGGTTACGATCATTCTCCTGACACCGATCCTGCTGCCGATCACGAACTCTTTGGGCATTGATCCGGTGCTATTCGGGGTGATCATGGTCGTCAACTCCGCCATCGGTATGCTGACGCCACCAGTTGGGATCAATTTGTTGGTAGCAGGAAATATTGCGAAGCTCCAGAATACGGAGATTGAGCGAGCGGTGATCCCATTTTTGGTCATCATGATCGTCGACTTGATGCTCATCACCTACATTCCTGAAATCAGTTTATTCCTTGTCAACTTGAGCAAGTAA
- a CDS encoding SDR family oxidoreductase, with protein sequence MSGQLLQGKTAIVTGAASGMGKAIAQLFAAEGANVILADLNKEVAGVVAQELPQGKGHAVQTDVADDTSVAALVKETLEAYGSIDVLVNCAGVPQAFTPIEELTLEQWDQIMSVNTKSIFLTTRHAVPHMKEKGKGSIINIASIAGIRARPGLNAYCASKGAAIMLSKALAIELASFHIRVNVINPGPAETPMLGKFINGDEAEVEAGKKDIFISSVPLGMLIQPEDIAQAALYLASDLSKIVTGEVMNVDGGRGI encoded by the coding sequence ATGAGCGGGCAACTTTTGCAAGGAAAAACGGCGATTGTAACAGGGGCCGCGTCAGGAATGGGCAAGGCCATTGCGCAGCTTTTTGCGGCCGAGGGAGCCAACGTCATCCTGGCTGATTTGAACAAAGAAGTGGCAGGAGTGGTCGCTCAAGAGCTGCCACAAGGGAAAGGTCATGCGGTGCAAACGGATGTGGCAGACGATACGAGCGTCGCTGCACTCGTGAAGGAAACGCTCGAAGCGTACGGCTCGATCGATGTCTTGGTCAACTGCGCGGGTGTTCCCCAAGCGTTTACCCCCATTGAGGAACTGACCTTGGAGCAGTGGGATCAAATCATGTCTGTGAACACGAAGTCGATCTTTTTGACGACAAGGCATGCGGTTCCTCACATGAAGGAGAAAGGGAAAGGAAGCATCATCAACATCGCTTCGATTGCCGGAATTCGCGCACGTCCGGGGTTGAATGCGTACTGCGCGTCCAAGGGGGCTGCTATCATGTTGAGCAAGGCACTGGCGATTGAACTTGCTTCTTTTCATATCCGAGTCAATGTCATTAATCCAGGGCCGGCAGAGACGCCGATGCTAGGTAAGTTTATCAATGGAGATGAAGCGGAAGTAGAGGCTGGGAAAAAAGATATTTTCATCAGCAGTGTTCCATTGGGTATGTTGATTCAGCCGGAGGATATCGCGCAGGCGGCTCTCTATTTGGCTTCTGATCTATCCAAAATTGTCACGGGCGAGGTCATGAATGTAGACGGTGGAAGAGGGATCTAG
- a CDS encoding aldehyde dehydrogenase family protein: MEARSYDLYIGGEWVKTESYIPVLHKYTGECIARIAKAEQRHVTEAVEAAWETFKTDKLTPFQRYKILLKASELMEERRDEMERSLIREVGKTRKDAMNELDRTINTLRLSAEEAKKIHGEMIPLQATEGSENRLGFTIRVPKGVIGAITPFNYPLLLSTHKIAPALAAGNTLVVKPATVTPIATFLLVEILEEAGLPKGYVNIVTGAGSQVGEWLLDEERIAMYTFTGSGEVGRRIKERSGMRPVALELGNNSPNIVHLDADLELAARQTAARSFHNAGQACIAVQRIYVHESVMQAFSDFYISHVHQLKVGDPEDPDTDVGPMISEKEASRTEEWVQEAISQGARSLLPVKREGALFYPAVLVDTRPEMKVVCREVFAPVVTIIPYSDLDDAFAQANDSEYGLQAGIFTRDLNVAMKAARVLEYGGVVINDVSTYRNDVMPYGGIKNSGLGKEGPRYAVEEMTEERMVVINL; the protein is encoded by the coding sequence ATGGAAGCGAGATCGTATGATTTGTACATCGGTGGAGAATGGGTGAAAACCGAGAGCTACATTCCCGTCCTACACAAATACACGGGCGAGTGCATCGCGCGTATTGCCAAGGCCGAGCAGAGACATGTAACAGAAGCGGTGGAAGCTGCATGGGAGACGTTTAAAACAGACAAATTGACTCCTTTTCAACGGTACAAAATCTTGCTGAAAGCCTCTGAGCTAATGGAGGAACGCCGGGACGAGATGGAGCGATCCTTGATTCGCGAGGTGGGCAAAACGCGCAAGGACGCGATGAATGAGCTGGATCGGACGATCAATACGCTGCGCTTGTCGGCAGAGGAAGCTAAAAAAATTCATGGGGAAATGATTCCGCTGCAAGCAACAGAAGGCTCGGAAAACCGACTGGGCTTTACCATTCGGGTGCCAAAGGGAGTGATCGGTGCCATTACGCCGTTTAACTATCCCTTGCTGCTCAGTACGCACAAGATCGCGCCAGCGCTAGCCGCAGGAAATACGCTGGTGGTTAAGCCAGCTACAGTCACGCCTATCGCAACCTTTCTGTTGGTGGAGATCCTGGAGGAAGCGGGCTTGCCAAAAGGCTATGTAAATATCGTGACAGGGGCAGGCAGTCAGGTAGGGGAATGGCTGCTGGATGAAGAGCGCATCGCCATGTACACCTTTACCGGGTCAGGAGAAGTCGGTCGCCGCATCAAGGAGCGAAGTGGCATGCGTCCCGTTGCGCTGGAGCTGGGCAACAACTCTCCCAATATCGTGCACCTCGATGCGGATTTGGAGCTGGCAGCCCGTCAAACAGCCGCCCGCAGCTTTCACAATGCCGGTCAGGCGTGCATTGCTGTCCAGCGCATTTACGTGCATGAATCGGTTATGCAGGCGTTCAGTGACTTTTATATCTCGCATGTCCATCAGTTGAAGGTAGGGGACCCGGAAGACCCGGACACGGATGTCGGACCGATGATCAGTGAAAAAGAAGCGAGCCGTACCGAGGAATGGGTACAGGAAGCGATTAGCCAAGGGGCCAGATCGCTCTTGCCTGTCAAACGGGAGGGTGCTCTTTTCTATCCGGCTGTGTTGGTGGATACAAGGCCAGAGATGAAGGTGGTTTGCCGGGAAGTGTTCGCGCCCGTCGTTACGATCATTCCGTACAGTGATCTGGATGATGCGTTTGCACAAGCCAACGATTCGGAGTACGGCTTGCAGGCAGGGATTTTTACCCGTGATTTGAACGTCGCGATGAAAGCGGCACGCGTGCTGGAGTACGGTGGCGTGGTGATCAACGACGTATCGACCTATCGCAATGACGTCATGCCATACGGCGGAATCAAAAACAGCGGGCTAGGCAAGGAAGGTCCGCGTTACGCAGTCGAAGAGATGACAGAAGAGCGAATGGTGGTGATCAACCTATGA
- a CDS encoding TRAP transporter small permease has translation MGNLVSKINSILRFFIIALLAIMVVAVFLQVLFRFLLDQPLAWTEELARYLLIWITFLGSAYAMSIKAHIGTEYIQKYLSPRMNKVVLVIAALCSLVFFFVMVQQGYLLSARSMTQTSPTLLVPMGYVYMVIPISGALLIMNVIHVTWKDITGKE, from the coding sequence GTGGGCAACCTTGTTTCCAAAATAAACAGCATCCTTCGTTTTTTCATCATTGCCCTTCTGGCTATTATGGTGGTCGCTGTCTTCCTGCAGGTGCTTTTCCGTTTTTTGCTCGACCAGCCCTTGGCCTGGACGGAGGAATTGGCTCGGTATTTGCTGATCTGGATTACGTTTCTAGGATCAGCGTATGCGATGTCGATCAAAGCACACATCGGTACGGAATACATTCAAAAGTACTTGTCGCCTCGCATGAACAAAGTGGTACTGGTTATTGCCGCTTTGTGCAGTCTGGTCTTCTTTTTCGTCATGGTTCAGCAAGGCTATTTGTTGTCTGCGAGAAGCATGACACAAACCTCACCCACTCTGCTCGTTCCCATGGGTTATGTATACATGGTGATTCCGATCAGCGGTGCCTTGCTCATCATGAACGTGATCCATGTGACGTGGAAAGACATTACCGGGAAGGAGTGA